The region TCTGGGACAAGTACGGCGCGGAACTGGACTTCCGCGGGCCGACGCTGGTGCAGCAGGTCGTCGTCGCCGCGGTGCTGCTCGTGCTGTCGCTGGGCACCGGGCTGTACTTCCGGGCGCGCGACCGCGAACGGGCCACGCTCGTGCGGTCCGAGGTGACCGCCGCGCAGCACGCCGAGCGGATCGCGCTGGCGCGTGAGCTGCACGACGTCGTGGCGCACTACGTGACCGCGATCGTGGTGCACGCGCAGGCGGCCCAGGCCGTGCCGGCGGCGGCGCAGGAGGTGCTGCCGATCATCGCGCAGAGCGGGAACGAGGCGCTGACCGCGATGCGCCGGCTCGTCGGGACGTTGCGCGAGGCGGAGGACGGCGCGGGAACCGGCGCGCCCGCCGCGACCAGCGACCTGGCCGACGACGTGCGCAAGGTCGTGGCGCAGTCCGGCCAGCCGGTGCGGCTGAGCCTGGACCTGCCCTCCGACGTGCCGCCGTCGCTGGCCCGCTCGGTGCTGCGGCTGGTGCAGGAGTCCCTGACCAACGCCCGCAAGCACGCCGAAGGGGTGTCCGCCGTGGACGTCTCGGTGGCGGTCGTGGCGGACGCGGTGCTGGTCGTGGTGTCCGACGACGGCCGCGCCCCGAAGGCCGCGCCGGTCGGCGGGTCCGGCGGCTTCGGCCTGGTCGGGATGCGCGAGCGGGTCGAACTGCTCGGCGGCACGTTCACCGCCGGCCGCCGCGACACCGGCGGCTGGCAGGTCCGCGCCGAACTCCCCCTCGCCGAAACCCGCTGACCCACGCCCCCTGTCGCCCGTACGCCGGTCCGTTCCGGGCCGCTTGGGTCCGCTCTGGGTCCGCTTAAGTCCGCTTAAGTCCGCTTAAGTCCGCTTGGGTCCGCTTGGGTCCGCTTGGGTCCGCTTGGGTCCGCTTGGGTCCGCTTGGGTCCGCTCTGGGTCGCTCCGGACCGCTCGGAGCCTAGGG is a window of Saccharothrix espanaensis DSM 44229 DNA encoding:
- a CDS encoding sensor histidine kinase; amino-acid sequence: MESSHLGWRVLARRQWPLAGALLLFVVTEKLGDGSWWQLPGTLVVSALAVLAPRRPFDAALAAATAVLVTSVLIRLVDEPPTGSFVDGLALSETAAVMAIIAVVVRQATAVKALVGTAVLVGTGVVAQWVRPSFWDKYGAELDFRGPTLVQQVVVAAVLLVLSLGTGLYFRARDRERATLVRSEVTAAQHAERIALARELHDVVAHYVTAIVVHAQAAQAVPAAAQEVLPIIAQSGNEALTAMRRLVGTLREAEDGAGTGAPAATSDLADDVRKVVAQSGQPVRLSLDLPSDVPPSLARSVLRLVQESLTNARKHAEGVSAVDVSVAVVADAVLVVVSDDGRAPKAAPVGGSGGFGLVGMRERVELLGGTFTAGRRDTGGWQVRAELPLAETR